In the genome of Carnobacterium pleistocenium FTR1, one region contains:
- a CDS encoding FAD-dependent oxidoreductase has product MKKYDAIIIGFGQGARTLATKLTAEEWKVALIEKNELMYGGSCVNIGCIPTKILEHDAREQKSYAEALGRKNDVTQRNRNTEFTSMQKNERVDLYTGTGSFKSNHVITVDLGDKMEELEAEYIFIDTGSESSYPPIEGLKETKGIYNSTELQSIPEIPKNLGIVGAGNIGLEFASIYTMFGSKVTLFETGNQFMPKEEREVAEAVQKVFEDKGITIQLNARTTKFSNEKEQVRLETEDEKEFIFDAVLVATGRKPNTAYLNLDDTDIVLDEKGGIKVNDFFETAAEHVFALGDIRGGYQFTYITINDAKLIADHVLGKRERKLSERQHVPYAIYIEPSFARVGLTEAEAKQQGYQVLTNTAPVSGTTRSDVINDTRGLYKAVVNKETNEILGVTLFGDQAHELVNQVKMAMDNQIPYTYLRDQVVTHPVMSEIFNALFDM; this is encoded by the coding sequence TTGAAAAAGTATGATGCGATTATTATTGGATTTGGTCAAGGTGCTCGAACTTTGGCAACTAAGTTAACAGCAGAAGAATGGAAAGTGGCGTTGATTGAAAAAAATGAGTTGATGTATGGCGGGTCTTGCGTAAATATCGGTTGTATCCCTACCAAAATTTTAGAACACGATGCTCGTGAACAAAAAAGCTATGCTGAGGCATTGGGACGCAAAAATGACGTTACCCAAAGAAATCGAAATACAGAGTTTACCAGTATGCAAAAAAATGAACGGGTCGACTTGTATACCGGAACAGGTTCATTTAAATCCAATCATGTGATAACGGTCGATTTAGGTGATAAAATGGAAGAACTTGAAGCAGAGTATATCTTTATTGATACCGGTTCAGAAAGTAGCTACCCACCAATTGAAGGATTAAAAGAAACGAAAGGAATCTATAACAGTACAGAACTCCAATCAATACCTGAAATACCTAAAAATTTAGGTATTGTTGGTGCAGGAAATATTGGGTTAGAATTTGCTTCGATCTATACGATGTTTGGATCAAAAGTCACCCTTTTTGAAACGGGCAATCAGTTTATGCCAAAAGAAGAACGCGAAGTAGCAGAAGCCGTTCAAAAAGTTTTTGAAGATAAAGGAATCACGATTCAGTTGAATGCAAGAACAACTAAATTTTCAAATGAAAAAGAACAAGTAAGACTTGAAACAGAGGACGAAAAAGAGTTTATATTTGATGCCGTTTTGGTAGCTACTGGCCGCAAACCAAATACTGCTTATTTAAATTTAGATGATACAGATATTGTATTGGATGAAAAAGGCGGAATCAAAGTCAATGATTTTTTTGAAACGGCAGCTGAACATGTTTTCGCCTTAGGGGATATTAGAGGAGGTTACCAATTCACCTATATCACCATTAATGATGCTAAATTAATTGCGGACCATGTATTAGGAAAAAGAGAACGCAAACTTTCTGAGCGCCAACATGTCCCTTATGCTATTTATATTGAACCTTCATTTGCTCGAGTCGGATTAACCGAAGCAGAAGCCAAACAACAAGGGTATCAGGTACTAACCAATACTGCACCTGTAAGTGGCACAACGCGTTCAGATGTTATCAATGATACAAGAGGATTATATAAAGCGGTTGTCAACAAGGAAACAAATGAGATTTTAGGAGTTACCCTTTTCGGCGATCAAGCTCATGAACTAGTCAATCAAGTCAAGATGGCCATGGACAATCAAATTCCTTACACTTATCTTAGAGATCAAGTCGTGACTCATCCTGTTATGTCGGAAATTTTTAATGCATTATTTGATATGTAA
- the spx gene encoding transcriptional regulator Spx, whose translation MITLYSSASCTSCRKAKSWLEEHDIPFTEKNVFTEKISDQELKSILQLTENGTNEIISQRSQAFRDLKINIDDMPLGRVLKLIQQHPGIIRRPILVDDKRLLVGYNEEDIRCFLPRDIRKLEFSKLHDQLPVNF comes from the coding sequence ATGATTACGTTATATTCATCTGCGAGTTGTACTTCTTGTCGCAAAGCCAAAAGCTGGTTAGAAGAACATGACATCCCATTTACTGAAAAAAACGTATTTACTGAAAAAATATCCGATCAAGAACTGAAATCTATTTTGCAACTAACAGAAAACGGCACAAATGAAATTATCTCACAGCGCTCACAGGCTTTCAGAGACCTAAAAATCAATATAGACGATATGCCTTTAGGAAGAGTATTGAAACTGATTCAGCAGCATCCTGGAATCATCCGTCGTCCTATTCTTGTTGATGATAAAAGGTTATTGGTTGGTTATAATGAAGAAGATATTCGTTGCTTCTTACCAAGGGATATCCGCAAACTAGAGTTTTCAAAATTACACGATCAATTGCCAGTCAACTTCTAA
- the gcvT gene encoding glycine cleavage system aminomethyltransferase GcvT: protein MAKELKQTPLFKYYKENNVKLMDFGGWALPVQFSSIIDEHKSVRICAGLFDVSHMGEILVKGKNSEVFLDYILTNDVSKITVGQAQYNALVNEKGGTIDDLIIFKLDEKEYLVTPNASNSDKVFQWMGKHLTEDVVLENRSEDIGLLALQGPHAEKILQKLTNVDLNKLKPFHFIQHVELKGLAPVLISRTGYTGEDGFELYLKAEETEKLWYLLLEVGLDEGLQPCGLGARDTLRLEASLSLYGNELSDEISPLQGGIGFAVKIKKEADFIGKAALTAQLEKGVDKRIKGLELVGKGIARHGYKVFDEAGLEIGLITSGTKGPTVGKSIALALLTANKSEVGTKVKIEIRNKLVDALVVQTPFYKK from the coding sequence ATGGCAAAAGAATTGAAACAAACGCCGTTGTTTAAGTATTATAAAGAAAACAACGTGAAGTTAATGGACTTTGGAGGCTGGGCTTTGCCCGTTCAGTTTTCGAGTATTATAGATGAACATAAAAGTGTCCGTATATGTGCTGGACTATTTGATGTTTCCCACATGGGAGAGATTCTTGTAAAAGGAAAAAATTCTGAAGTGTTTTTGGATTATATATTAACAAATGACGTTTCAAAGATAACAGTTGGTCAGGCGCAATACAATGCCCTTGTTAATGAAAAAGGTGGTACAATTGATGATTTGATTATTTTTAAGCTAGATGAAAAGGAATATTTGGTTACACCGAACGCTTCAAATAGCGATAAAGTCTTTCAATGGATGGGAAAACACTTAACTGAAGATGTTGTGCTAGAAAATAGATCAGAAGACATTGGCTTGTTAGCTTTGCAAGGCCCTCATGCTGAAAAAATTTTACAAAAGTTAACAAATGTTGACCTGAATAAACTTAAACCCTTTCATTTCATCCAACATGTTGAATTGAAAGGCCTTGCTCCGGTACTTATCTCTCGTACGGGATATACTGGAGAAGATGGTTTTGAATTGTATCTGAAAGCGGAAGAAACCGAAAAATTATGGTATTTACTGCTTGAGGTAGGCTTAGATGAGGGTTTACAGCCTTGCGGACTGGGTGCACGTGACACATTGCGCTTGGAAGCGAGTCTTTCGTTATACGGAAATGAGCTTTCAGATGAGATTTCACCTCTTCAAGGAGGTATTGGCTTTGCTGTTAAAATTAAAAAAGAAGCTGATTTTATTGGGAAAGCTGCCTTAACAGCTCAATTAGAAAAAGGAGTAGATAAGAGAATAAAAGGTCTTGAACTAGTTGGAAAAGGGATTGCGCGACACGGATACAAAGTTTTTGATGAAGCCGGTTTAGAAATCGGTTTGATCACTTCAGGAACAAAAGGGCCCACAGTAGGTAAAAGTATTGCATTAGCTCTTTTGACTGCAAACAAAAGCGAAGTCGGCACAAAAGTAAAAATTGAGATACGCAATAAGTTAGTAGACGCTTTAGTTGTGCAAACCCCCTTTTATAAAAAATAA
- the gcvH gene encoding glycine cleavage system protein GcvH, with the protein MTEDRLYSKDHEWILPLGENIVRVGITEYAVKQLGDVVYVEVPEVDTEVSVGSEMGTVESIKSASEVFSPVTGIIIAVNEELEDGPELVNASPFEEGWFTEIQLENPIELQGLLTEEQYNTYIAELAAEEEE; encoded by the coding sequence ATGACAGAAGATAGATTATATAGTAAAGACCATGAATGGATATTGCCATTAGGGGAAAACATAGTTCGTGTAGGGATCACTGAATACGCCGTTAAACAACTTGGAGATGTTGTATATGTAGAAGTACCAGAAGTAGACACAGAGGTTTCTGTCGGCAGTGAAATGGGGACTGTTGAATCCATTAAATCAGCTTCGGAAGTTTTTTCACCTGTTACTGGAATTATTATAGCTGTTAATGAAGAATTAGAAGACGGGCCAGAACTCGTTAATGCCTCTCCTTTTGAAGAAGGCTGGTTCACTGAAATTCAATTAGAAAATCCGATTGAATTACAAGGATTGTTAACGGAAGAGCAGTACAACACTTATATTGCTGAATTAGCAGCTGAAGAGGAGGAATAA
- the gcvPA gene encoding aminomethyl-transferring glycine dehydrogenase subunit GcvPA: MNEFSYLPDTEQDQKEMLDTLEIGSIDKLFSDIPAEIRLTEELSIPQAMDESTLTKKMRRLAAKNATAHNYPLFLGAGTYDHYIPSVVDHVISRSEFYTAYTPYQAEASQGELQALFEFQTMVCELTGMDAANSSLYDGFTSLGEAATLAVRATKRAKILISKAVHPQGRQVLQTVANGHDYLVQEVDLKNDITDLTLLAEQIDHETAAVIIQYPNFLGSVEDLTAIKERAATHKALLIVMANPLALALLEAPGKLGADIVVGDMQPMGLAMNFGGPHCGYFAVKKKYMRKIPGRIVGQTTDTEGKRGFVLTLQAREQHIRREKATSYMSSNQALNALASSVFMSALGKEGIKKMAQLNIEKADYMARQLENKGFSVKNKAPFFNEFVVQLNRPIKDINQYLLQKNFIGGFDMEPDYGMENTMLIAVTEQRTKAEIDDFIDVLEEMYK, from the coding sequence TTGAACGAATTTAGCTACCTTCCGGATACTGAACAAGACCAAAAAGAGATGCTGGATACTTTGGAGATTGGATCAATTGATAAATTATTTTCAGATATTCCAGCAGAAATCAGGTTAACAGAAGAGTTGTCGATCCCGCAAGCAATGGATGAATCAACTTTAACCAAAAAAATGAGACGATTAGCAGCTAAAAATGCTACAGCTCATAACTATCCGTTGTTTTTAGGAGCAGGAACGTATGACCATTATATTCCAAGCGTGGTTGACCATGTTATTTCGCGTTCCGAATTTTACACAGCTTACACGCCTTATCAGGCTGAAGCTAGTCAAGGAGAGCTTCAAGCATTATTCGAGTTTCAAACGATGGTATGTGAACTGACTGGTATGGATGCAGCAAATTCTTCTCTATATGATGGTTTTACTTCGCTTGGAGAAGCAGCAACTTTAGCTGTTAGAGCAACGAAACGCGCTAAAATCCTGATTTCTAAAGCCGTCCATCCCCAAGGAAGACAAGTACTTCAAACGGTTGCGAACGGTCATGACTACCTAGTTCAAGAGGTGGATTTAAAAAATGACATCACGGATCTAACCTTATTAGCAGAGCAGATAGATCATGAAACAGCGGCTGTTATTATCCAGTACCCTAATTTTTTGGGTTCAGTTGAGGATCTAACAGCCATTAAAGAACGTGCTGCAACTCATAAAGCTTTACTGATTGTGATGGCTAATCCTTTAGCTTTAGCTTTACTAGAGGCACCTGGAAAATTAGGAGCGGATATCGTAGTAGGTGATATGCAACCGATGGGATTGGCAATGAACTTTGGCGGACCGCACTGTGGTTATTTTGCAGTCAAGAAGAAATACATGCGCAAAATTCCAGGGCGTATCGTTGGACAGACAACGGATACAGAAGGTAAGCGAGGTTTTGTCTTGACTCTTCAAGCCAGAGAACAACATATCCGTCGCGAAAAAGCGACTTCTTATATGAGTTCTAATCAGGCTTTAAATGCATTAGCTTCCTCAGTTTTCATGTCTGCTTTAGGTAAAGAAGGCATAAAAAAGATGGCGCAACTCAATATTGAAAAAGCCGATTATATGGCGAGACAATTGGAAAATAAGGGTTTCTCAGTAAAAAATAAAGCCCCGTTTTTCAATGAATTTGTTGTGCAACTTAATAGACCGATAAAAGACATCAATCAATACCTGCTTCAAAAAAACTTTATTGGGGGATTCGATATGGAGCCCGATTATGGCATGGAAAACACTATGCTAATAGCCGTTACAGAACAACGGACAAAAGCAGAAATAGATGACTTTATTGACGTACTGGAGGAAATGTACAAATGA
- the gcvPB gene encoding aminomethyl-transferring glycine dehydrogenase subunit GcvPB, with the protein MTEYNELIFEISQPGRTAFSLPESDVPTIELTTKFPKQLIREEPTELPEVSEPQLMRHYTSLSTKNFGVDNGFYPLGSCTMKYNPKINEDVARYAGFAAIHPFQPLETVQGAFELLYELQENLQVISGMDAITLQPAAGAQGEWTGLMMMKAYHTKNGHEAVRTKVLVPDSAHGTNPASAHAAGFDVVEIPSNTNGTVDLVELKKRVGSDTAGLMLTNPNTLGIFEKDIIEIAEIVHQAGGLVYYDGANLNAILGQTTPGMMGFDIVHLNLHKSFSTPHGGGGPGSGPVGVKEFLIPYLPIPRIEKQGDQYVLNTDYPDSIGRVKGYYGNFGVNVRAYTYLRTMGPKGLRQVSQSAVLHANYLRKKLEPYYTAPYTQYSKHEFVLSGSRQKKLGVPTTAIAKRILDFGYYAPTVYFPLIVDEAIMIEPTETETKETLDAFADALIQIAREVEETPEMVLNAPYKTTVRRLDEVKAARQLIVKYEKEIE; encoded by the coding sequence ATGACGGAGTACAATGAATTGATTTTTGAAATAAGTCAACCCGGACGTACAGCTTTTAGTCTGCCTGAAAGTGATGTTCCTACAATTGAATTAACAACTAAGTTTCCAAAGCAGTTGATTCGTGAAGAACCAACTGAATTGCCAGAAGTATCCGAACCACAGTTGATGCGTCATTATACGTCTCTATCAACTAAGAATTTTGGTGTGGACAATGGCTTTTATCCATTGGGGTCATGTACGATGAAATACAATCCGAAAATCAACGAGGATGTAGCTCGTTATGCTGGATTTGCAGCGATTCATCCATTCCAACCACTCGAGACAGTTCAAGGAGCTTTTGAATTATTATATGAATTACAAGAAAATCTGCAAGTCATATCAGGAATGGATGCCATTACCTTACAGCCGGCTGCCGGTGCTCAAGGAGAATGGACAGGATTGATGATGATGAAAGCCTATCACACTAAAAATGGTCATGAAGCGGTTAGGACAAAAGTTTTAGTGCCAGATTCTGCTCATGGAACCAATCCAGCTAGTGCTCATGCTGCTGGATTTGATGTGGTCGAGATACCTTCTAATACGAATGGGACTGTAGACTTAGTCGAATTGAAAAAACGAGTCGGCTCTGATACTGCCGGATTGATGTTGACCAATCCGAATACACTAGGTATTTTTGAAAAAGATATCATTGAAATAGCAGAGATCGTTCACCAAGCAGGCGGACTCGTTTATTACGATGGTGCAAATTTGAATGCTATTTTAGGTCAAACAACACCAGGAATGATGGGCTTTGACATTGTTCATTTAAATTTACACAAATCGTTTAGTACCCCACACGGTGGGGGAGGACCCGGTTCTGGTCCAGTAGGTGTTAAAGAATTTTTGATTCCTTATTTGCCCATTCCACGAATTGAAAAACAAGGAGATCAGTACGTTTTAAATACGGACTACCCTGATTCTATTGGCCGAGTAAAAGGGTATTATGGCAACTTTGGTGTCAATGTCCGGGCATACACTTACTTACGAACGATGGGTCCAAAAGGATTACGTCAAGTATCCCAAAGTGCGGTACTGCATGCCAACTATCTACGTAAGAAATTAGAACCGTATTATACTGCCCCTTATACCCAATACAGTAAGCATGAGTTTGTTTTATCTGGTTCAAGACAGAAGAAATTAGGTGTCCCAACAACCGCTATTGCAAAACGAATCCTAGATTTCGGTTATTATGCTCCAACGGTTTATTTTCCGTTGATCGTTGATGAAGCAATCATGATCGAGCCAACAGAAACTGAGACCAAAGAAACGCTAGACGCATTCGCTGATGCATTGATCCAGATAGCAAGGGAAGTAGAAGAGACACCTGAAATGGTTTTAAACGCTCCATATAAAACTACGGTAAGACGCTTGGATGAAGTGAAAGCTGCAAGACAATTGATTGTTAAGTATGAAAAAGAGATAGAGTGA
- a CDS encoding DUF6054 family protein, which yields MIEKQVILNGNSSAILEHIKKRLILENYEQSTTFGFEVEYGTGYLTVFEKIFYRNESITSLTLHIYPLENEQVRLTTIISGISAGIIKVDWLWVGKSMEKTLDKIIEEFK from the coding sequence GTGATTGAAAAACAAGTTATTTTAAACGGAAATAGTTCTGCTATTCTAGAGCATATCAAAAAAAGGTTAATCCTTGAAAATTATGAACAATCGACTACTTTTGGATTTGAGGTTGAGTATGGAACAGGCTATTTAACCGTTTTTGAAAAAATTTTTTACAGAAATGAGAGTATAACAAGTTTGACTCTACATATCTATCCTTTAGAAAATGAACAAGTAAGGCTGACAACAATCATTTCAGGCATCTCGGCCGGAATAATCAAAGTTGACTGGTTGTGGGTAGGAAAATCAATGGAGAAAACGTTAGACAAAATAATAGAAGAATTTAAATAA
- a CDS encoding DedA family protein — protein sequence MEAWIQGIMEQFGYIGVFLLIMVENLFPPIPSEIILTFGGFMTTSTNLTIWGVILASTLGSMIGAMILYGIGLLLDVKRLEKIVDRWGHILRLTRDDIHKADKWFDKYGIWTVFFCRFVPLIRSLISLPAGMSNMNFGLFLFFTTIGSLIWNTVLIYLGAAVGSQWEVIVHYMDIYSNIAYALMAIAIVVFIFWFIKKRKKNKA from the coding sequence ATGGAAGCTTGGATTCAAGGCATCATGGAACAATTTGGATATATAGGTGTATTCTTACTTATTATGGTAGAAAATCTATTTCCTCCTATTCCTTCAGAAATTATTTTAACCTTTGGTGGTTTTATGACGACCAGTACGAATTTAACTATTTGGGGTGTTATTTTAGCTTCAACCCTTGGTTCTATGATTGGGGCAATGATTCTTTACGGAATCGGTTTATTGTTAGATGTGAAACGTTTAGAAAAAATCGTTGATCGTTGGGGCCACATCTTAAGATTAACACGTGATGATATTCATAAAGCAGATAAATGGTTTGATAAATATGGCATATGGACTGTGTTCTTTTGTCGTTTTGTTCCTTTGATCAGAAGTTTGATTTCGCTGCCAGCGGGGATGTCAAATATGAATTTTGGCCTTTTCCTATTCTTTACAACCATTGGGTCTCTTATTTGGAACACCGTACTCATTTACCTAGGGGCTGCTGTTGGTTCGCAATGGGAAGTTATTGTTCATTACATGGATATATACTCTAATATTGCTTATGCTTTAATGGCTATTGCAATTGTTGTATTCATCTTTTGGTTTATTAAAAAAAGAAAAAAAAATAAAGCATAA
- a CDS encoding CAP domain-containing protein, producing the protein MRKFFSYSLLLLILIGFGYWLGSSTILEGTKIGDTISQVVDKLPSNQIVMVNEVPNSSEQEQSTSANSASTSANNPTDTYEIDVAVVENRVLELLNNLRVEVGVSPVTTNDQLRNAANIRAIETEESFSHTRPDGRATFTVLEESGVEYSYQLVGENLAMGTNYLAEKEMAEWLFKGLKESPGHYENMVNKDFEEVGIGVHYNGENLYIVQMFGTPL; encoded by the coding sequence ATGAGAAAATTTTTCTCATATAGTCTGCTGTTGCTGATATTGATTGGTTTTGGCTACTGGCTTGGAAGTTCAACTATTCTAGAAGGAACAAAAATCGGAGATACGATTTCTCAAGTCGTGGATAAATTGCCAAGCAACCAAATAGTAATGGTAAATGAAGTTCCGAATAGTAGTGAACAAGAACAATCAACAAGTGCAAACTCAGCAAGTACCAGTGCGAATAATCCAACGGACACATATGAAATTGATGTTGCAGTTGTAGAAAATCGAGTTTTAGAGCTATTAAATAATTTGAGAGTAGAAGTAGGTGTTTCACCTGTAACTACTAATGATCAATTAAGAAATGCAGCTAATATTCGAGCAATTGAAACTGAAGAATCTTTTTCTCATACTCGCCCGGATGGCAGAGCTACTTTTACAGTTTTAGAAGAATCTGGTGTGGAGTATTCCTATCAATTAGTAGGAGAGAACCTAGCCATGGGAACTAACTATCTAGCTGAAAAAGAAATGGCTGAATGGTTGTTTAAGGGATTAAAAGAGAGTCCAGGTCATTATGAAAATATGGTGAATAAGGATTTTGAAGAAGTGGGTATTGGCGTTCATTATAATGGGGAAAATCTTTATATCGTCCAGATGTTTGGCACACCATTATAA
- a CDS encoding DUF4430 domain-containing protein: MKIFKFGLILFTTFSLAACGNIGTQEEASSAISSSSVESQTKETLSIVISLEQDGEKVEDTTKELEVEEGTTVLDSLKEQYEVIENDGYVVSIEEMEIDEKLGKYWMYEVNNEEAAVGAADYELKDGDQVNWFLNALQ; this comes from the coding sequence ATGAAAATTTTTAAATTTGGACTGATTTTATTTACAACTTTTAGCTTGGCAGCTTGTGGAAATATAGGTACACAAGAAGAAGCATCTTCAGCAATAAGCAGCAGCTCAGTTGAAAGTCAAACAAAAGAAACACTCTCTATTGTGATTTCGTTAGAACAAGATGGGGAGAAAGTTGAGGACACAACAAAAGAGCTAGAAGTAGAAGAAGGTACTACGGTGTTAGATTCGTTAAAAGAACAATATGAAGTTATAGAAAACGATGGTTATGTCGTTTCTATTGAAGAGATGGAGATTGATGAAAAACTAGGGAAATATTGGATGTATGAAGTAAACAATGAAGAAGCAGCGGTAGGCGCAGCTGACTATGAATTGAAAGATGGAGATCAAGTAAACTGGTTTCTAAATGCTTTGCAATAA
- a CDS encoding metal ABC transporter permease — protein sequence MLCNKMIGKLSIQRITLLAFMTALCQVSRQLLQFLPNIQPVTVILIILTLTLGMMDGLIVATLSIILSNVTLGMGVWTIAQIVSFWGVILITGLIIKPLFNKIPFGFMLLYAGFTGYLYGFLISLIQAPFFGIANFWVYYASGIPFDTLHAAGNVGFYLILAPILFPLLRKFISRYYDKWEL from the coding sequence ATGCTTTGCAATAAAATGATTGGAAAATTATCCATCCAAAGAATAACTTTGCTCGCCTTTATGACAGCACTTTGCCAAGTCAGTCGTCAATTGCTGCAATTTTTACCGAACATCCAACCTGTGACCGTTATTTTAATTATCTTAACGCTAACCCTTGGTATGATGGATGGGTTGATTGTAGCTACCTTGTCGATTATTCTGTCTAATGTAACGCTCGGAATGGGTGTATGGACGATTGCTCAAATTGTTTCGTTCTGGGGAGTCATTTTAATTACGGGATTGATCATCAAACCCTTGTTTAATAAAATTCCCTTTGGCTTTATGCTTTTATATGCTGGATTCACAGGATATTTATACGGCTTTTTAATTTCTCTGATCCAAGCTCCGTTTTTTGGGATTGCCAATTTCTGGGTTTATTATGCTTCGGGAATTCCTTTTGATACACTACATGCAGCAGGAAATGTTGGTTTTTATCTGATATTAGCGCCAATTTTATTTCCTCTGTTAAGAAAGTTCATTAGTAGGTATTATGATAAATGGGAGCTATAA
- a CDS encoding M23 family metallopeptidase: MKKKILTGIMATMIFASPFLPTIAQADTLEEMEQQKNELDSQSSELNNKIEEQDSTLTNLESEKESLEADITSLQSQIDETVLKLHDQEQKLEASKAKVDQLKKEIEDLKKLIDLRTGKLENQARSVQTDGSTSNMIGLLIAAESFTDLVGRIGIVNQLVTANKDIVTAQAADQATLKTNEVKANAEKVAIEETKNAIELSKNNLVAQKAEMDDKIVQVAIQYDMTEDEKNTFVKEQQVIATQTSTLSEDMQIERQRIIEEEQARQLAIQQAAEAAAEEAAKAAAAEEARLAAIESQEKAEQEELTKQAAAQAATAKKSAEEAAEQKAAIASASSSAKKSTSSNKSTSSSSNSTSSAKPSSSVPAKQPAATPKPEAAPSSSSNFIRPSGGYMTSEYGYRVHPITGVYKLHGGTDFGGGGPIVASKGGTVVIAGYHSSWGYYVKIDHGNGMQTLYAHMVSGSLLVSPGQQVSQGQQIGTMGTTGSSTGVHLHFEMYKNGSRVNPASYL; the protein is encoded by the coding sequence TTGAAAAAGAAAATATTGACAGGAATTATGGCTACGATGATATTTGCTAGTCCGTTTTTACCAACTATCGCTCAAGCTGATACTTTGGAAGAAATGGAACAACAAAAAAACGAACTCGACTCACAGTCATCAGAGCTTAATAATAAAATTGAAGAACAAGATAGCACTTTAACTAATTTAGAATCAGAAAAAGAATCTCTAGAGGCCGATATTACTAGCCTACAATCGCAAATTGATGAAACAGTATTAAAATTACATGATCAAGAACAAAAATTAGAAGCGTCTAAAGCAAAAGTTGATCAATTAAAAAAAGAAATTGAAGATTTAAAAAAATTAATTGATCTACGAACAGGTAAGCTTGAAAATCAAGCTCGTTCTGTACAAACTGATGGCAGCACTTCTAATATGATAGGTCTTCTTATAGCTGCTGAAAGTTTTACAGACTTAGTAGGCCGCATAGGTATCGTCAACCAATTGGTTACTGCCAACAAAGATATTGTTACTGCACAAGCAGCTGATCAGGCTACGTTAAAAACTAATGAAGTAAAAGCGAACGCTGAAAAAGTTGCTATTGAAGAAACAAAAAATGCTATTGAACTATCAAAAAATAATTTAGTTGCTCAAAAAGCTGAAATGGATGATAAAATCGTTCAAGTTGCTATTCAATATGATATGACCGAAGATGAAAAAAATACATTTGTTAAAGAACAACAAGTAATTGCTACTCAAACAAGTACACTATCAGAAGATATGCAAATAGAACGTCAACGTATCATTGAAGAAGAACAAGCTAGACAATTAGCCATTCAACAAGCAGCCGAAGCTGCGGCTGAAGAAGCGGCTAAAGCTGCTGCAGCTGAAGAGGCTAGATTGGCTGCTATAGAATCTCAAGAAAAAGCTGAGCAAGAAGAACTCACTAAACAAGCAGCTGCTCAAGCAGCGACTGCTAAAAAATCAGCTGAAGAAGCGGCTGAACAAAAAGCGGCAATTGCCAGCGCCAGCTCTTCTGCTAAGAAATCAACCAGCTCTAACAAGTCTACTAGTTCATCAAGTAATTCTACAAGCTCTGCTAAACCAAGCAGTTCTGTTCCGGCAAAACAACCGGCAGCTACACCAAAACCAGAAGCTGCTCCATCATCTAGTTCTAATTTTATTCGACCTAGTGGTGGTTACATGACTTCAGAATACGGTTATCGTGTACATCCTATAACGGGCGTTTATAAACTACATGGCGGTACTGATTTTGGTGGCGGCGGACCAATCGTTGCTTCTAAGGGTGGCACAGTTGTCATTGCTGGATACCATTCATCATGGGGTTATTATGTGAAAATCGACCATGGCAATGGTATGCAAACACTTTATGCTCATATGGTTTCCGGAAGCTTACTTGTTTCTCCGGGACAACAAGTTTCTCAAGGACAACAAATCGGTACAATGGGAACAACTGGTTCTTCTACTGGCGTACACTTACACTTTGAAATGTACAAAAACGGAAGTCGCGTTAACCCTGCATCTTATTTATAA